A region from the Ptychodera flava strain L36383 chromosome 12, AS_Pfla_20210202, whole genome shotgun sequence genome encodes:
- the LOC139145620 gene encoding uncharacterized protein isoform X4, whose amino-acid sequence MYFNRLLSYHRSTKLCVSCATSMLQRRSIVTSMSNTLKIKEFSSRVGGQNVPLIGGKWYIMQSLFSKSPRQSEVRNFCMSSNNKPSKYIRKLNHVEVMFDRFTELGYCNSMAGLPIKSTVEITEDMLREAMNRLRKEHVALRSQIDIAYDKDDKETGRYYVEMENGGFVDVKTSRATSDEIDVAMCEEGKFPLKSNKNSLWRCILLKGHWVRDVNNGLKVYKTGIIMMMNHAFVDGLGFIRYNQLLLEKLDEVVGNKPMPKTIAFESAPFPRPIQSLLSSEDAAFVFQDEGKVNDGVSNSLNIQNASVETKYLNIEIPRELMLGLKNTSHKHGGSLNSALIAVYCLAYIKVMNNAKVTDRQSLAIGLAASLKRYFTERDIPDLESSSV is encoded by the exons ATGTATTTCAATCGTCTTCTCAGCTATCACCGTTCCACAAAACTGTGTGTCTCATGTGCTACCTCGATGCTACAACGTAG GTCGATTGTTACCTCGATGAGCaacacattaaaaataaaagaattcAGCTCTCGGGTAGGAGGTCAAAACGTGCCACTTATTGGAGGAAAGTGGTATATTATGCAGtctttgttttcaaagtcaCCCAGACAGTCGGAAGTAAGAAATTTCTGTATGTCCTCCAATAATAAACCATcgaaatatattcgaaaattgaATCACGTGGAAGTAATGTTTGACAGGTTCACAGAGCTTGGTTACTGTAATTCAATGGCGGGCTTACCCATAAAATCGACAGTAGAAATTACAGAGGACATGCTACGAGAAGCCATGAATCGCCTTAGAAAGGAGCATGTAGCATTGAGATCACAAATCGACATTGCATACGACAAAGATGACAAAGAAACTGGCCGTTACTACGTAGAAATGGAAAATGGTGGTTTCGTCGATGTAAAGACGTCACGTGCAACGAGCGACGAAATCGACGTTGCCATGTGCGAAGAAGGGAAATTCCCATTAAAGAGCAATAAAAATTCTCTTTGGCGCTGTATTCTACTGAAGGGGCATTGGGTACGAGATGTAAACAATGGTTTAAAGGTTTATAAAACCGGGATCATTATGATGATGAACCATGCTTTTGTAGATGGTTTGGGATTTATACGATATAATCAACTCCTTCTGGAAAAACTTGATGAAGTTGTTGGAAATAAGCCAATGCCAAAAACCATTGCTTTTGAAAGTGCACCATTTCCAAGGCCTATCCAATCTTTGCTGTCCAGTGAAGACGCTGCTTTTGTTTTCCAGGATGAAGGAAAGGTGAATGATGGGGTATCAAACTCTTTAAACATTCAAAACGCATCAGTTGAAACTAAATACTTGAACATAGAGATACCAAGAGAGTTAATGCTAGGACTCAAGAACACGTCACACAAACATGGCGGGAGCTTAAATTCTGCTTTGATCGCCGTATATTGTTTAGCTTACATCAAAGTGATGAATAACGCAAAAGTGACCGATCGTCAATCCCTTGCTATTGGCCTTGCCGCTTCTCTGAAAAGGTATTTCACTGAAAGAGACATTCCAGATTTAG
- the LOC139145620 gene encoding uncharacterized protein isoform X2 encodes MYFNRLLSYHRSTKLCVSFATFKLQQRSIVTSMSNTLKIKEFSSRVGGQNVPLIGGKWYIMQSLFSKSPRQSEVRNFCMSSNNKPSKYIRKLNHVEVMFDRFTELGYCNSMAGLPIKSTVEITEDMLREAMNRLRKEHVALRSQIDIAYDKDDKETGRYYVEMENGGFVDVKTSRATSDEIDVAMCEEGKFPLKSNKNSLWRCILLKGHWVRDVNNGLKVYKTGIIMMMNHAFVDGLGFIRYNQLLLEKLDEVVGNKPMPKTIAFESAPFPRPIQSLLSSEDAAFVFQDEGKVNDGVSNSLNIQNASVETKYLNIEIPRELMLGLKNTSHKHGGSLNSALIAVYCLAYIKVMNNAKVTDRQSLAIGLAASLKRYFTERDIPDLGMYVCSLWFNIDIATNQFEGKGVWKLANKIARDIRKQLYDKSQGLSNIKKSSVNVFLKTILDKIKDINNFKRNPLDLYISNMAYESWKFPEFRNFTLESFFCGNTGTVNNFGILTFMLSDKLIIIIQYDTEMISSDTAKLYKNEIETILKELSIVIERSEF; translated from the exons ATGTATTTCAATCGTCTTCTCAGCTATCACCGTTCGACAAAATTATGTGTCTCATTTGCTACCTTCAAGCTACAACAAAG GTCGATTGTTACCTCGATGAGCaacacattaaaaataaaagaattcAGCTCTCGGGTAGGAGGTCAAAACGTGCCACTTATTGGAGGAAAGTGGTATATTATGCAGtctttgttttcaaagtcaCCCAGACAGTCGGAAGTAAGAAATTTCTGTATGTCCTCCAATAATAAACCATcgaaatatattcgaaaattgaATCACGTGGAAGTAATGTTTGACAGGTTCACAGAGCTTGGTTACTGTAATTCAATGGCGGGCTTACCCATAAAATCGACAGTAGAAATTACAGAGGACATGCTACGAGAAGCCATGAATCGCCTTAGAAAGGAGCATGTAGCATTGAGATCACAAATCGACATTGCATACGACAAAGATGACAAAGAAACTGGCCGTTACTACGTAGAAATGGAAAATGGTGGTTTCGTCGATGTAAAGACGTCACGTGCAACGAGCGACGAAATCGACGTTGCCATGTGCGAAGAAGGGAAATTCCCATTAAAGAGCAATAAAAATTCTCTTTGGCGCTGTATTCTACTGAAGGGGCATTGGGTACGAGATGTAAACAATGGTTTAAAGGTTTATAAAACCGGGATCATTATGATGATGAACCATGCTTTTGTAGATGGTTTGGGATTTATACGATATAATCAACTCCTTCTGGAAAAACTTGATGAAGTTGTTGGAAATAAGCCAATGCCAAAAACCATTGCTTTTGAAAGTGCACCATTTCCAAGGCCTATCCAATCTTTGCTGTCCAGTGAAGACGCTGCTTTTGTTTTCCAGGATGAAGGAAAGGTGAATGATGGGGTATCAAACTCTTTAAACATTCAAAACGCATCAGTTGAAACTAAATACTTGAACATAGAGATACCAAGAGAGTTAATGCTAGGACTCAAGAACACGTCACACAAACATGGCGGGAGCTTAAATTCTGCTTTGATCGCCGTATATTGTTTAGCTTACATCAAAGTGATGAATAACGCAAAAGTGACCGATCGTCAATCCCTTGCTATTGGCCTTGCCGCTTCTCTGAAAAGGTATTTCACTGAAAGAGACATTCCAGATTTAGGTATGTACGTATGTTCTTTGTGGTTTAATATTGATATTGCGACAAATCAGTTTGAAGGAAAAGGTGTATGGAAACTTGCAAACAAGATTGCGAGAGATATTAGGAAACAATTATATGACAAGTCGCAAGGcttatcaaacataaaaaaatcgtctGTAAATGTGTTCCTCAAAACAATATTGGACAAGATAAAAGACATCAACAACTTTAAACGAAACCCGCTTGATCTTTACATCTCGAATATGGCATATGAATCTTGGAAATTTCCTGAATTTCGCAACTTCACACTTGAATCCTTCTTTTGTGGGAATACTGGAACTGTTAACAATTTtggcattttgacatttatgttAAGCGATAAACTCATTATTATCATACAGTATGATACTGAGATGATATCTTCTGACACTGCCAAGttatacaaaaatgaaattgagaCGATTTTAAAAGAATTATCTATTGTTATCGAGAGATcagaattttaa
- the LOC139145620 gene encoding uncharacterized protein isoform X1, whose product MYFNRLLSYHRSTKLCVSCATSMLQRRSIVTSMSNTLKIKEFSSRVGGQNVPLIGGKWYIMQSLFSKSPRQSEVRNFCMSSNNKPSKYIRKLNHVEVMFDRFTELGYCNSMAGLPIKSTVEITEDMLREAMNRLRKEHVALRSQIDIAYDKDDKETGRYYVEMENGGFVDVKTSRATSDEIDVAMCEEGKFPLKSNKNSLWRCILLKGHWVRDVNNGLKVYKTGIIMMMNHAFVDGLGFIRYNQLLLEKLDEVVGNKPMPKTIAFESAPFPRPIQSLLSSEDAAFVFQDEGKVNDGVSNSLNIQNASVETKYLNIEIPRELMLGLKNTSHKHGGSLNSALIAVYCLAYIKVMNNAKVTDRQSLAIGLAASLKRYFTERDIPDLGMYVCSLWFNIDIATNQFEGKGVWKLANKIARDIRKQLYDKSQGLSNIKKSSVNVFLKTILDKIKDINNFKRNPLDLYISNMAYESWKFPEFRNFTLESFFCGNTGTVNNFGILTFMLSDKLIIIIQYDTEMISSDTAKLYKNEIETILKELSIVIERSEF is encoded by the exons ATGTATTTCAATCGTCTTCTCAGCTATCACCGTTCCACAAAACTGTGTGTCTCATGTGCTACCTCGATGCTACAACGTAG GTCGATTGTTACCTCGATGAGCaacacattaaaaataaaagaattcAGCTCTCGGGTAGGAGGTCAAAACGTGCCACTTATTGGAGGAAAGTGGTATATTATGCAGtctttgttttcaaagtcaCCCAGACAGTCGGAAGTAAGAAATTTCTGTATGTCCTCCAATAATAAACCATcgaaatatattcgaaaattgaATCACGTGGAAGTAATGTTTGACAGGTTCACAGAGCTTGGTTACTGTAATTCAATGGCGGGCTTACCCATAAAATCGACAGTAGAAATTACAGAGGACATGCTACGAGAAGCCATGAATCGCCTTAGAAAGGAGCATGTAGCATTGAGATCACAAATCGACATTGCATACGACAAAGATGACAAAGAAACTGGCCGTTACTACGTAGAAATGGAAAATGGTGGTTTCGTCGATGTAAAGACGTCACGTGCAACGAGCGACGAAATCGACGTTGCCATGTGCGAAGAAGGGAAATTCCCATTAAAGAGCAATAAAAATTCTCTTTGGCGCTGTATTCTACTGAAGGGGCATTGGGTACGAGATGTAAACAATGGTTTAAAGGTTTATAAAACCGGGATCATTATGATGATGAACCATGCTTTTGTAGATGGTTTGGGATTTATACGATATAATCAACTCCTTCTGGAAAAACTTGATGAAGTTGTTGGAAATAAGCCAATGCCAAAAACCATTGCTTTTGAAAGTGCACCATTTCCAAGGCCTATCCAATCTTTGCTGTCCAGTGAAGACGCTGCTTTTGTTTTCCAGGATGAAGGAAAGGTGAATGATGGGGTATCAAACTCTTTAAACATTCAAAACGCATCAGTTGAAACTAAATACTTGAACATAGAGATACCAAGAGAGTTAATGCTAGGACTCAAGAACACGTCACACAAACATGGCGGGAGCTTAAATTCTGCTTTGATCGCCGTATATTGTTTAGCTTACATCAAAGTGATGAATAACGCAAAAGTGACCGATCGTCAATCCCTTGCTATTGGCCTTGCCGCTTCTCTGAAAAGGTATTTCACTGAAAGAGACATTCCAGATTTAGGTATGTACGTATGTTCTTTGTGGTTTAATATTGATATTGCGACAAATCAGTTTGAAGGAAAAGGTGTATGGAAACTTGCAAACAAGATTGCGAGAGATATTAGGAAACAATTATATGACAAGTCGCAAGGcttatcaaacataaaaaaatcgtctGTAAATGTGTTCCTCAAAACAATATTGGACAAGATAAAAGACATCAACAACTTTAAACGAAACCCGCTTGATCTTTACATCTCGAATATGGCATATGAATCTTGGAAATTTCCTGAATTTCGCAACTTCACACTTGAATCCTTCTTTTGTGGGAATACTGGAACTGTTAACAATTTtggcattttgacatttatgttAAGCGATAAACTCATTATTATCATACAGTATGATACTGAGATGATATCTTCTGACACTGCCAAGttatacaaaaatgaaattgagaCGATTTTAAAAGAATTATCTATTGTTATCGAGAGATcagaattttaa
- the LOC139145620 gene encoding uncharacterized protein isoform X3 translates to MYFNRLLSYHRSTKLCVSCATSMLQRRSIVTSMSNTLKIKEFSSRVGGQNVPLIGGKWYIMQSLFSKSPRQSEVRNFCMSSNNKPSKYIRKLNHVEVMFDRFTELGYCNSMAGLPIKSTVEITEDMLREAMNRLRKEHVALRSQIDIAYDKDDKETGRYYVEMENGGFVDVKTSRATSDEIDVAMCEEGKFPLKSNKNSLWRCILLKGHWVRDVNNGLKVYKTGIIMMMNHAFVDGLGFIRYNQLLLEKLDEVVGNKPMPKTIAFESAPFPRPIQSLLSSEDAAFVFQDEGKVNDGVSNSLNIQNASVETKYLNIEIPRELMLGLKNTSHKHGGSLNSALIAVYCLAYIKVMNNAKVTDRQSLAIGLAASLKRYFTERDIPDLAPRKKSRRTVA, encoded by the exons ATGTATTTCAATCGTCTTCTCAGCTATCACCGTTCCACAAAACTGTGTGTCTCATGTGCTACCTCGATGCTACAACGTAG GTCGATTGTTACCTCGATGAGCaacacattaaaaataaaagaattcAGCTCTCGGGTAGGAGGTCAAAACGTGCCACTTATTGGAGGAAAGTGGTATATTATGCAGtctttgttttcaaagtcaCCCAGACAGTCGGAAGTAAGAAATTTCTGTATGTCCTCCAATAATAAACCATcgaaatatattcgaaaattgaATCACGTGGAAGTAATGTTTGACAGGTTCACAGAGCTTGGTTACTGTAATTCAATGGCGGGCTTACCCATAAAATCGACAGTAGAAATTACAGAGGACATGCTACGAGAAGCCATGAATCGCCTTAGAAAGGAGCATGTAGCATTGAGATCACAAATCGACATTGCATACGACAAAGATGACAAAGAAACTGGCCGTTACTACGTAGAAATGGAAAATGGTGGTTTCGTCGATGTAAAGACGTCACGTGCAACGAGCGACGAAATCGACGTTGCCATGTGCGAAGAAGGGAAATTCCCATTAAAGAGCAATAAAAATTCTCTTTGGCGCTGTATTCTACTGAAGGGGCATTGGGTACGAGATGTAAACAATGGTTTAAAGGTTTATAAAACCGGGATCATTATGATGATGAACCATGCTTTTGTAGATGGTTTGGGATTTATACGATATAATCAACTCCTTCTGGAAAAACTTGATGAAGTTGTTGGAAATAAGCCAATGCCAAAAACCATTGCTTTTGAAAGTGCACCATTTCCAAGGCCTATCCAATCTTTGCTGTCCAGTGAAGACGCTGCTTTTGTTTTCCAGGATGAAGGAAAGGTGAATGATGGGGTATCAAACTCTTTAAACATTCAAAACGCATCAGTTGAAACTAAATACTTGAACATAGAGATACCAAGAGAGTTAATGCTAGGACTCAAGAACACGTCACACAAACATGGCGGGAGCTTAAATTCTGCTTTGATCGCCGTATATTGTTTAGCTTACATCAAAGTGATGAATAACGCAAAAGTGACCGATCGTCAATCCCTTGCTATTGGCCTTGCCGCTTCTCTGAAAAGGTATTTCACTGAAAGAGACATTCCAGATTTAG